The proteins below are encoded in one region of Elgaria multicarinata webbii isolate HBS135686 ecotype San Diego chromosome 8, rElgMul1.1.pri, whole genome shotgun sequence:
- the DUSP5 gene encoding dual specificity protein phosphatase 5, whose amino-acid sequence MKVTALDSRRLKQLLRKEPARCLVLDCRPYLAYSASCLRGSLNVNLNSVVLRRAHGRPVPLHFVVPDEAARGRLLLPPARPEGSGVGGGGEDEVPPPPPRLLTAVVVLDQNTRHWRKLKKESTAQIVLNTLLASLPEPGARVCFLKGGYESFYSQYPEFCIDAKPISQERIEAERNINGLYEKQCIHHKPAYDQGGPVEILPFLYLGSAYHASKCDFLANLNITALLNVSRKSSEPFTDQYCYKWIPVEDSHMADISSHFQEAIEFIDCTRRAGGKILVHCEAGISRSPTICMAYLMKMRKFRLEEAFDYIKQRRSLISPNFGFMGQLLQYESEILSSTPSPPVTSCKRDAVSFFTEELTLSKSFEGSCFAFPTSVLSSVPIHSPVHQLKLNPIAATSSCWTLLGARDNTIP is encoded by the exons ATGAAGGTAACCGCGCTCGATTCGCGCCGGCTCAAGCAGCTGCTGCGGAAGGAGCCCGCCCGGTGCCTGGTCCTGGACTGCAGACCGTATCTCGCCTATTCGGCCTCTTGCCTGCGGGGATCGCTCAACGTGAACCTCAACTCGGTGGTGCTCCGCCGCGCCCACGGGCGGCCCGTGCCTTTGCACTTCGTGGTGCCCGACGAAGCGGCCCgagggcggctgctgctgccgccggctCGCCCGGAGGGGAGCGGAGTAGGAGGCGGCGGCGAGGACgaggtgccgccgccgccgcctcgacTGCTGACGGCGGTGGTCGTGCTGGATCAAAACACGCGCCACTGGCGGAAGCTCAAGAAAGAGAGCACGGCGCAAATCGTGCTCAACACGCTGCTGGCCAGCCTGCCGGAGCCCGGAGCCCGCGTCTGCTTCCTCAAAG GAGGTTATGAATCCTTTTATTCACAGTATCCTGAGTTCTGCATAGATGCAAAGCCCATATCCCAAGAGAGGATCGAAGCTGAGAGAAACATCAATGGCCTCTATGAGAAGCAATGCATCCACCACAAGCCAGCGTATGATCAG GGTGGCCCTGTGGAGATCCTGCCTTTCCTGTACCTTGGCAGTGCTTACCATGCTTCCAAATGTGATTTCCTAGCTAACCTGAACATCACCGCACTCCTGAATGTCTCCAGGAAGAGCTCTGAACCCTTTACAGATCAATATTGCTATAAGTGGATTCCAGTGGAGGACAGTCACATGGCAGATATCAGCTCACACTTCCAGGAAGCCATAGAGTTTATTG ACTGCACCAGACGGGCAGGGGGCAAAATCTTGGTGCACTGCGAAGCCGGGATTTCTCGGTCTCCCACGATCTGCATGGCGTACCTGATGAAAATGAGAAAGTTCCGCTTGGAGGAAGCCTTTGATTACATCAAACAACGTAGGAGTCTGATCTCGCCAAACTTTGGTTTCATGGGCCAGCTGCTGCAGTATGAGTCAGAAATACTGTCTTCTACTCCCAGCCCTCCTGTTACTTCATGCAAAAGGGATGCAGTGTCTTTCTTCACTGAAGAGCTGACTCTGAGCAAAAGCTTCGAAGGATCCTGTTTTGCTTTTCCTACCTCAGTTTTGAGTTCTGTGCCCATTCACTCACCTGTCCATCAGCTAAAATTGAACCCTATTGCTGCAACATCTTCCTGCTGGACACTCCTGGGAGCAAGAGACAATACTATCCCATGA